The genomic region AAGTCCGGCAATTGCCCGCACCGCCGCCATCTTCATTTCTTCATTGATCGTACGCGCACCACAATCGAGCGCGCCACGAAAGATGTGCGGGAAGCAGAGAACGTTGTTGACCTGATTTGGGAAATCGGATCGTCCAGTACAGATCATGGCGTCCGGGCGCGCCGCGCGGGCGAGTTCCGGCATGATCTCCGGAGTCGGGTTGGCGAGCGCCATGATCAGCGGCTTCTCCGCCATCTGCACAAGCAGTTCGGGCTTGAGGACGCCGGCGGCTGACAGACCGAGGAAGACGTCGGCGCCGGCGATGCTGTCGGCCAGCACCCGATTGTCGCTGTCCTGCGCATAGACGGCCTTCCACTCGTCCATCAACGCTTCGCGTCCCTGGTAGACGAGGCCCTCGATATCGTGGACCCAGATGTTTTCCCGTTTGGCGCCGAGCGTAACGAGGAGGTTCAGGCAGGCAAGCGCCGCCGCGCCCGCGCCGGAGGCGACGATCTTCGCCTTGGCAAGATCCTTGCCGGCAAGTTCGAGGCCGTTCAGAACGGCGGCAGCAACGATGATCGCGGTTCCGTGCTGGTCGTCGTGGAAGACGGGTATCTCCATCTTTTCGCGCAGTCGCCGCTCGACCTCGAAGCATTCCGGCGCCTTGATGTCCTCGAGATTGATGCCGCCGAAGGTCGGCTCCAATGCCGAGACGACATCGACCATGCGATCGACGGTCAGCGCGTCGATCTCGATGTCGAAGACATCGATGCCGGCGAACTTCTTGAAGAGCACGGCCTTGCCTTCCATGACCGGCTTGGAGGCGAGCGGTCCGATGTTGCCGAGGCCGAGAACGGCCGTGCCGTTGGAGACCACCGCGACAAGATTGGCGCGCGCCGTGAAATCGGCAGCCGTTTCCGGGTTGTCCTTGATAGCGAGGCAGGGCGCGGCAACGCCGGGCGAATAGGCGAGCGCCAGATCGCGCTGGTTGCCGAGCGGCTTGGTCGGCTGGATTTCAAGCTTGCCCGGGCGAGGGTAGCGGTGGAAGAAAAGTGCCTGCTGATCGATGTCTCCGCTCGCCGGAACCGATTGGGGTTTCGCTTTATCGCCCGTGTTCATGCCTTGCATTCCTCGTTCTTGGTCTCGGCCTTTTGGCATGAATTGCGGGCGGCGTACAGTTTCGCCGCGGTTCTTTTCCGGCGCCTGGATTGTCGCATACACACGCCGTGTCATCTTCCTGAAACACGAGTCTGGTTTTGACGGGCGTCAAGAGGCTCAACCAAGACGAGGCTGGCATGACCGCGGCATCGGTATCCCAACAGAACTCGGTTCGGAAACTGCGGACGCTCTTCATTTCAGACGTCCACCTGGGCTCCAAGGCAGCCAGGACCGACTACCTGCTCGACTTCCTGCGCCATCACGAGGCGGAAACCATCATCCTCGTCGGCGACATCATCGACGGCTGGCGCCTGAAGCGCAGCTGGTACTGGCCCCAACCGTGCAACGACGTGGTCCAGAAGCTGTTGCGCAAGGCCCGCAAAGGCTCCCGCATCATCTACATTCCCGGCAATCACGATGAGTTCATGCGGGATTTTCCGGGCGTGCATTTCGGCGGCATCGAGGTGGCCCAGCGCTACATGCACAAAGCCGCAGACGGGCGCAACTATCTCGTCCTGCATGGCGACGAATTCGACGTCGTGGTGCGCAATGCGCGCGTCCTCGCTTATCTCGGCGACTGGGCTTACGACATGGCGATCGCCATTAATATCGGGCTGGCGGCGATCCGCCGCCGTCTCGGCATGCCCTATTGGTCGTTCTCGTCGTGGGCAAAGCTGCAGGTCAAACACGCTGTGAATTTCATCGGCGAGTTCCAGAAGGTCGTCGCCGAAGAGGCGCGCCGTCACGACGCGCAGGGCGTCATCTGCGGCCATATTCACCACGCGGTGATCGAGGACATCGGCGATGTCCGCTACATCAACACTGGCGACTGGGTCGAAAGCTGCACGGCAATCGCCGAACATCACGACGGCAGGATGGAGCTTATCACCTGGCACCGGATGCGCGGCGGCATGATCGAGGTGGAAAGCTCCGACGAGGCCGAAAAGATGTTGGCGCGCGTCCTCGCGCCGCAGGCCGCCTAACCCCGTTCCGCATTTCCCTCGCTGTTTTTCGCGCCGCGCCTGTGGCGAAAACTAGCTTATGTGAGCTGCGGCGCGGTTGTGCTAGAGGATGGCTTACAGCCATCAGGTCACTCCATGATTCCCTCATCCGCGCCCTCTAATGTGGGGCCTCCGCCGCGTCGTTTCGCGCTCCGCATAGCGCTGCTCTTTTGTGCGCCGTTAATCGTCAACGGCTTTGCCATGCCGTATTTTCCGGTCTGGCTCAGCACGCTGTCGATGACCGATTTCGAGATCGGCGTCGTTCTCGCCGTTCCGATGTTCATTCGCGTTATCACGGCGCCGCTCGCGGGCCTGCTTGCGGACCGGATCGGCGAGCGGGTGATCGTGCTGATCTGGTCGGCCGTGCTCTCCCTCGCGACGGCCTTCATCCTTTTCTACGCGCAGAGCTTCTGGCCGGTGCTCGTCATCTACGCGCTGCAATCGGCAGTCTATTCGCCCTATGTGCCGATCGTCGAGGCGATCGCGCTTTCCGGCGTGAGGCGCTGGGGCTTCGACTATGCTCATATGCGCGTCTGGGGATCGGTCGCCTTTATCGGTGCGACCATGCTGGGCGGCTGGATGATCGGCAGATTTGGCGGCCCCGTGGTGTTGCCGGCGATGGCCGTGGGCTTCGGGCTGATGGTCCTTATGGCCTTGGCGGCCCCGCGCGTCGGCCGGCCGCGCCGCCCTTCACCGATCACGGCTCTAACCGAGCCGCCGCCGAAATCGCTGCGCCAGCCGGACCTGCAGTTGCTGCTGATCGGCGTCACGCTGGTCAACAGCAGCCATGCCATGCTCTTCGCCTTCTCGGCCATCTACTGGCAGCATATCGGCTACAGCGGCACGCAGATCGGAGCTCTCTGGAGCGCCGGCGTGGCAGCCGAGGTGCTGATGTTCGTTTTTGCCAAGGCCATCATCCGGCGCTTCAGCGTATGGACAATGATCTTCTCCGGCTGCGGATTTGCCG from Sinorhizobium garamanticum harbors:
- a CDS encoding UDP-2,3-diacylglucosamine diphosphatase: MTAASVSQQNSVRKLRTLFISDVHLGSKAARTDYLLDFLRHHEAETIILVGDIIDGWRLKRSWYWPQPCNDVVQKLLRKARKGSRIIYIPGNHDEFMRDFPGVHFGGIEVAQRYMHKAADGRNYLVLHGDEFDVVVRNARVLAYLGDWAYDMAIAINIGLAAIRRRLGMPYWSFSSWAKLQVKHAVNFIGEFQKVVAEEARRHDAQGVICGHIHHAVIEDIGDVRYINTGDWVESCTAIAEHHDGRMELITWHRMRGGMIEVESSDEAEKMLARVLAPQAA
- a CDS encoding MFS transporter, with the protein product MIPSSAPSNVGPPPRRFALRIALLFCAPLIVNGFAMPYFPVWLSTLSMTDFEIGVVLAVPMFIRVITAPLAGLLADRIGERVIVLIWSAVLSLATAFILFYAQSFWPVLVIYALQSAVYSPYVPIVEAIALSGVRRWGFDYAHMRVWGSVAFIGATMLGGWMIGRFGGPVVLPAMAVGFGLMVLMALAAPRVGRPRRPSPITALTEPPPKSLRQPDLQLLLIGVTLVNSSHAMLFAFSAIYWQHIGYSGTQIGALWSAGVAAEVLMFVFAKAIIRRFSVWTMIFSGCGFAVVRWLIFPMDLGFSGYFILQCFHAFTYAIMHTGMQHKLIERVAEEQEASAQGLYFFYTGFFTAIFTFLSGYFYAWFGVDGFYSMSAVAFTGCCFAFAGWYLQPQRLASGGKTREAS